A genomic segment from uncultured Alistipes sp. encodes:
- a CDS encoding SGNH/GDSL hydrolase family protein: protein MNKPLTLLLLLFLSGSSACTDDYEFLPYEPEKAAPAETLLFRCDFLSDGETALKEFDNLENHGSWSIEERGLYFDGASESAIYLGLNRRITFEERVTRVRVSLFSDTRFGLHWLERDGKGGSLFTVDAAAGTLNIHKFGAEDKIETSIPFPVENGHVYMLEAVKSFRSNTFTITDTETGASASVATASELDSSSGGNSVEQNEFKGGRQNNLFGMRHLSGKSPFVKQVEIVASAAPEPLMYLIGNSITEGDLVRETARYGAIMASWLNGRVVFSGQSGSTIDGVLVRIANEVPALRPKFVMVTIGTNGGNTREKLVELVERIREYGSIPVLNRIPVKSDGSSDLINETIASVCEELEVASCRFDLATAFEGDTRRQDTSLFQSDLLHPNAEGHYAMAKRLFDIPGILLYVK from the coding sequence ATGAACAAACCTTTGACTCTACTGTTGCTATTGTTCCTGTCGGGGAGTTCCGCCTGCACGGACGATTACGAATTCCTGCCCTACGAGCCCGAAAAGGCTGCTCCCGCAGAGACGCTTCTGTTCCGCTGCGACTTTCTCTCGGACGGAGAAACGGCCCTGAAGGAGTTCGATAATCTCGAAAACCACGGTTCGTGGAGCATCGAAGAACGGGGTCTCTACTTCGATGGAGCCTCTGAATCGGCCATCTATCTCGGGCTGAATCGGCGTATTACCTTTGAAGAACGGGTGACACGTGTCCGGGTATCGCTCTTCTCCGACACCCGTTTCGGACTCCACTGGCTCGAACGCGACGGAAAGGGCGGTTCGCTCTTTACGGTAGATGCCGCAGCCGGAACGCTCAATATCCACAAGTTCGGCGCCGAAGACAAAATTGAAACTTCGATTCCCTTTCCGGTCGAAAACGGGCACGTATACATGCTCGAAGCCGTGAAATCATTCCGCAGCAACACCTTCACCATCACCGATACCGAAACCGGCGCCTCGGCCTCCGTAGCCACAGCCTCGGAACTCGACTCCAGTAGCGGCGGCAACAGCGTCGAACAGAACGAGTTCAAGGGCGGACGGCAAAACAACCTCTTCGGAATGCGGCATCTATCCGGCAAATCTCCGTTCGTCAAACAGGTGGAAATTGTCGCTTCGGCGGCGCCCGAACCGCTGATGTACCTCATCGGGAACTCCATCACCGAAGGAGATCTCGTCCGCGAAACGGCCCGATACGGAGCGATCATGGCCTCCTGGCTCAACGGGAGGGTCGTATTCTCGGGACAGAGCGGTTCGACCATCGACGGCGTGCTGGTCCGGATCGCCAATGAGGTGCCGGCCCTGCGCCCCAAATTCGTCATGGTCACCATCGGAACCAACGGCGGCAATACTCGTGAAAAACTCGTTGAACTCGTCGAACGAATCCGCGAATACGGCTCTATACCCGTTCTCAACCGCATCCCCGTGAAGAGCGACGGAAGCAGCGACCTGATCAACGAAACGATCGCCTCCGTATGCGAGGAGCTGGAGGTCGCCAGCTGCCGGTTCGATCTGGCAACGGCCTTCGAGGGCGACACGCGCCGACAGGACACCTCCCTGTTCCAGTCCGACCTGCTGCACCCCAATGCCGAAGGACACTACGCCATGGCCAAACGGCTCTTCGACATTCCGGGAATCCTGCTTTATGTCAAATAG
- a CDS encoding IPT/TIG domain-containing protein → MKFHTKYLHSALLCGVLLAAGCSDDRSDSSDGIYSQAPVFEAFSPERGKAGDVITITGEYFGSDPSAITVLINSTPAAILSVTDSAIAALVPEECGSGAIRIGLRRNSETGNPTLYEKTFETLFIYTVESSVSTFAGRSGVTGQHYFGPLLTSCFYAPSLLIADKEDNFYLAEWARGVRLLSNGETSWMLPMYGGGSPDQNQGNIATDPYNYNFRGMAFSNDCSRLWILVNRPQSDGPYLGYALKNDGYKIWYADSSDDQPNCEGLAVNPVDEQIVVCRNENGSTRIFYYDPKSHTSSEAAGYTPIGAECQSRPVFSKDGKRLYIIHKGRHCISAYDYDPTTHQLTGEIPVFAGVNSEERAYADGTGSEARFAFPEFGCCDEQGNLYVADSWNHCIRKITPEGVVTTLAGIPAPNTQDNPATFANGKLSEAVFSRPNGICMDSKGNFYVAEEGFADIRKITIGNELENE, encoded by the coding sequence ATGAAATTTCATACGAAATACCTCCATTCCGCACTGCTGTGCGGTGTTTTGCTGGCCGCAGGCTGCAGTGACGACCGATCCGACTCCTCCGACGGAATCTACTCTCAGGCTCCGGTCTTCGAGGCGTTCTCGCCCGAACGCGGCAAAGCCGGCGACGTGATCACCATCACGGGTGAATACTTCGGCTCCGACCCTTCGGCCATCACCGTACTCATCAACTCTACGCCGGCCGCCATCCTTTCGGTAACCGATTCCGCCATCGCTGCCCTCGTTCCGGAAGAGTGCGGGTCCGGGGCAATCCGGATCGGACTGCGCCGAAACAGCGAAACCGGAAATCCAACCCTCTATGAGAAGACTTTCGAAACGCTTTTCATCTATACCGTCGAATCCAGCGTCTCAACCTTTGCGGGGCGTTCGGGCGTGACGGGACAACACTATTTCGGACCACTGCTCACCTCGTGTTTCTACGCCCCGAGCCTGCTCATCGCCGACAAGGAGGACAACTTCTATCTGGCCGAATGGGCTCGCGGCGTTCGGTTACTGTCGAACGGTGAGACTTCGTGGATGCTTCCGATGTACGGCGGGGGCTCTCCCGACCAAAACCAGGGAAATATCGCCACCGATCCCTATAACTACAATTTCCGCGGCATGGCCTTTTCAAACGACTGTTCACGTCTGTGGATTCTGGTAAACCGTCCGCAGTCCGACGGTCCCTATCTGGGTTACGCGCTCAAAAACGACGGTTATAAAATCTGGTACGCCGATTCCTCCGACGACCAACCCAACTGCGAAGGCTTGGCCGTCAATCCCGTCGACGAACAAATCGTCGTATGCCGCAACGAGAACGGATCGACCCGTATTTTCTACTATGATCCCAAGAGCCACACATCCTCCGAAGCAGCGGGATATACCCCCATCGGAGCCGAATGTCAGTCGCGGCCCGTATTTTCGAAGGACGGAAAACGACTCTACATCATCCACAAGGGACGCCATTGTATTTCCGCCTACGACTACGATCCGACAACCCATCAATTGACGGGCGAAATCCCCGTATTCGCCGGCGTGAACAGCGAAGAACGTGCCTATGCCGACGGTACGGGATCCGAAGCCCGGTTCGCCTTCCCCGAATTCGGATGCTGCGACGAGCAGGGAAATCTCTATGTAGCCGACAGCTGGAATCATTGCATCCGCAAGATTACGCCCGAGGGGGTCGTAACGACTCTGGCAGGTATTCCTGCTCCCAATACACAGGACAATCCCGCGACCTTTGCGAACGGCAAACTCTCCGAAGCGGTTTTCTCCCGGCCGAACGGAATCTGCATGGACTCGAAAGGAAACTTCTATGTTGCGGAGGAGGGCTTTGCCGACATCCGCAAAATTACAATCGGCAACGAACTCGAAAACGAATAA
- a CDS encoding IPT/TIG domain-containing protein, with amino-acid sequence MKLSYRFTLRHAAILCLTAVLAVSTACNKDETEDEDSTSGTTKVPEFVTYTPEYAEVGVETEAMVLGRNFGTDASKISVTLGDTQMAIREVGKSVIKFTVPATLDIGTYPLRAQVTYADPEGLEQTASHTFEVDFEVRGRVPEVTGYKPEAGIYPGGELTIEGREFGSDPSLVRVTLGELPLEIKSVAPGAIVVTIPEETPFGTYALTIEIKYGIDNAQTESKTFEEFRVLKKEYVATSEVYAGSGPQGADNGARLSATFFAPQSLAYDDKTGSLYVGEIYNGVRMINASGNVAYYRAPQDNNPWWDGGRITCLVSIEDDRLAYTIREARNRNCKYIWLASRTSGDFPEAVGYQDYNSDFEYEDVAVNPVDGYCIVSISRWWYWRTETQFMLVSADGSTASEPNISCSTTDGPNAVWNSHISRVVFSPDGKWLYIARGSNGTDPGAGNGSKPVAYIERYPYDPTTHTLGDVDTREIIAGSTSTSETGFTDGPVGTSRLLGPTQMCFDAAGETLYFVERHNHALRKITDLDGIPTVTTVAGNGQKGSNDVSNVPTENMKEITFDTPKGLALGDDNTFYISEDGERKIIRRISISLKAQE; translated from the coding sequence ATGAAATTATCGTACAGATTCACGCTGCGCCATGCGGCGATACTTTGCCTGACGGCGGTCCTTGCTGTAAGTACAGCCTGCAACAAGGACGAAACCGAAGACGAAGACTCGACTTCCGGCACAACCAAAGTCCCCGAATTCGTCACCTATACACCCGAATATGCCGAAGTCGGCGTGGAAACCGAAGCGATGGTTCTGGGCCGGAATTTCGGAACCGATGCGTCGAAAATCTCGGTCACGCTCGGCGATACGCAGATGGCGATCCGGGAGGTCGGAAAGTCGGTCATCAAGTTCACGGTCCCCGCAACGCTCGACATCGGAACCTACCCGCTTCGGGCCCAGGTAACCTATGCCGATCCCGAAGGGCTGGAACAGACCGCTTCACATACGTTCGAAGTCGATTTCGAAGTCCGCGGTCGAGTCCCCGAAGTGACCGGCTACAAACCTGAAGCGGGGATCTATCCCGGCGGTGAACTGACGATCGAAGGCCGGGAATTCGGGTCCGATCCATCTCTGGTGCGTGTAACGCTCGGAGAACTGCCGCTTGAAATCAAATCCGTGGCTCCCGGTGCCATCGTCGTTACCATTCCGGAAGAGACTCCTTTCGGAACCTACGCCTTGACAATTGAAATCAAATACGGCATCGACAATGCCCAGACCGAAAGCAAAACCTTCGAGGAGTTCCGGGTTCTCAAAAAGGAGTATGTCGCAACTTCGGAAGTCTATGCCGGATCCGGCCCTCAGGGTGCCGACAACGGTGCCCGACTCTCGGCAACGTTCTTCGCTCCGCAGAGCCTGGCCTACGACGACAAAACCGGATCGCTCTATGTCGGCGAGATCTACAACGGCGTGCGGATGATCAACGCCTCGGGCAACGTCGCCTACTACCGGGCGCCGCAGGACAACAACCCCTGGTGGGACGGCGGGCGCATCACCTGTCTGGTATCGATCGAAGACGACCGTCTGGCCTACACCATCCGCGAAGCCCGGAACAGAAACTGCAAGTATATTTGGCTGGCAAGCCGCACAAGCGGCGACTTCCCCGAAGCCGTCGGATATCAGGACTACAACAGCGATTTCGAATACGAGGACGTAGCCGTCAATCCAGTCGACGGATACTGCATCGTCAGCATCTCACGTTGGTGGTACTGGCGTACCGAAACTCAATTCATGCTCGTCTCCGCTGACGGCAGTACGGCCAGCGAACCGAATATCTCCTGCTCTACCACGGACGGGCCCAATGCCGTATGGAACAGCCATATCTCCCGCGTGGTATTCTCGCCCGACGGCAAGTGGCTCTATATCGCCCGAGGCAGCAACGGCACGGATCCGGGAGCCGGAAACGGTTCGAAACCCGTAGCTTACATCGAGCGCTATCCGTATGACCCGACAACCCATACGCTGGGCGATGTCGACACGCGCGAAATCATAGCCGGAAGCACCAGCACCTCCGAAACCGGATTCACCGACGGCCCGGTGGGTACTTCACGGCTGCTGGGTCCGACACAGATGTGTTTCGATGCTGCGGGCGAGACGCTCTATTTCGTCGAACGGCATAACCATGCCCTGCGCAAAATTACCGATCTCGACGGTATCCCCACCGTCACCACCGTGGCCGGGAACGGGCAGAAAGGATCCAACGATGTCTCAAACGTCCCGACCGAAAACATGAAGGAGATTACGTTCGACACTCCGAAGGGACTCGCGCTGGGCGATGACAATACTTTCTATATCTCGGAAGACGGCGAACGAAAGATCATACGACGGATCTCCATCTCGCTCAAAGCTCAAGAGTAG
- a CDS encoding cellulase family glycosylhydrolase, which produces MKKFLFPLLTFGVLSAMAACSKVEGDVRFTELPDEPLQPWSLEKARDWYAEQPWIVGCNFFPSTAINQIEMWQSSTYDHETIDRELGWAAELGFNTVRVFLHSAVWEYEHDSFFRNVDDFLTLADKHGIKVMFCFFSGSGDRVDRCQVGRQLDPVPGIHNLDFKGDPAVIDENEKAMPERFDLMRMYVEEVVARYRNDGRIRLWEAWNEPGNSSTREDIVSELLPKTIQWIRGQQPVQPITVGIHAPDREHAAFGTIALSMSDINSFHSYSPWEDLYTDAGAALVGMKHFALEMLAYGRPVICSEYMARGGEYKGTFQNTLPYMKQYGIGAINWGLVWGKTNTIWPWGSTAGTPEPEAWFHDILYPDGTPRYPEEVEFLHKIIGVDDNGE; this is translated from the coding sequence ATGAAAAAATTTCTATTCCCCCTGTTGACATTCGGCGTCCTCTCGGCGATGGCGGCTTGCAGCAAGGTCGAAGGCGACGTCCGCTTCACCGAACTGCCCGACGAACCGCTCCAACCGTGGTCCCTGGAGAAGGCCCGCGACTGGTATGCCGAACAACCCTGGATCGTCGGTTGCAACTTCTTCCCGAGCACGGCCATCAATCAGATCGAGATGTGGCAATCCTCGACCTACGACCACGAGACCATCGATCGCGAATTGGGGTGGGCCGCAGAACTGGGATTCAATACCGTGCGGGTCTTCCTGCACAGCGCCGTGTGGGAGTATGAACACGACTCCTTTTTCCGCAACGTCGACGATTTCCTGACCCTGGCCGACAAACACGGCATCAAGGTCATGTTTTGCTTCTTTTCCGGCTCCGGCGACCGCGTGGACCGTTGCCAGGTTGGCCGCCAGCTCGACCCCGTGCCCGGTATCCACAACCTAGACTTCAAGGGCGATCCCGCCGTCATCGACGAAAACGAAAAGGCAATGCCCGAACGTTTCGACCTGATGCGCATGTACGTCGAGGAGGTCGTAGCCCGTTACAGAAATGACGGGCGAATCCGACTTTGGGAGGCTTGGAACGAACCCGGAAACTCTTCGACCCGGGAGGATATCGTCTCCGAACTGCTCCCGAAAACCATTCAGTGGATCCGCGGACAGCAGCCCGTGCAGCCGATCACCGTGGGAATCCATGCTCCCGACCGCGAACACGCCGCTTTCGGGACCATCGCGCTCTCGATGTCGGATATCAACTCCTTTCACAGTTACAGCCCCTGGGAGGACCTCTACACCGATGCCGGAGCTGCACTCGTCGGCATGAAACATTTCGCTCTGGAGATGCTGGCTTACGGCCGCCCGGTCATCTGCTCGGAATACATGGCCCGCGGTGGTGAATACAAGGGCACCTTCCAGAATACACTCCCTTATATGAAGCAGTATGGAATCGGAGCCATCAACTGGGGCCTGGTCTGGGGAAAGACCAATACTATCTGGCCCTGGGGGTCGACGGCCGGAACTCCGGAGCCGGAAGCCTGGTTCCACGACATCCTCTATCCCGACGGAACGCCCAGATACCCCGAAGAGGTCGAATTCCTGCACAAGATCATCGGTGTGGACGACAACGGAGAGTAG